TTATGGACATTCTATTTTGAtcaaaatgatgaatatatttgaagttttaaatatacataatcatatcgattaaaaaaagtgaatttatatgtatataatatattttcaacacATATCATTTCAAAAAAGATCTTGAAGATAAAACTCAAATAGTAgctaggaaaaaaaattatggcaaaaattcatgataattgAACGTACATATAGCTCCcaactttttccatttttatataTAGGGAGAAACATTACTATATGATTATTACGATAAACTTctagataaaaaatttaaagaaaaaaaaatagaaggacAATGCATATTGTATTTCTAATTATTATGCGAAAAATTCGTATCGATATTAGAAATTACATGGTATAAACCTAGctataaaaggaaaaaggttAGCCATCTaactttaataaatatttgttttaaataaatgtttatcattttctttttatgtacaattttaattttataattatttatatgattttattatatttcattttttacatttatttcaatataaattatttaaatcaggaaattatataaatattcgttagtttttttttctgtatgttttaaagatttcctctatatgtatgtttgaatttgttatttttattttctttctttaaatccactttaatatatgttatttgcGTTTCCGAAAGTAACACGAAATATTCAGAAttcctttattattttaataataatttcgGATGTTAAtatctctattatttttttttccttttttgaatctcttatataaaatatatagtatGTTATTTGAGACTATCCAAAAACAGTTGTCTTTCCGAAATTGTACATACTAAGGTTTTAGTATATTCTTtggactatatatatataaatactctctctctctcttcatAGAATTTTCTCGTaaaatttcaatctttttttcgCAGATAACGAAAAAGCGATATCAATCTCTGTTCTTTATCAGGTATATAATCTCTTGCTATGGCTGAAATGAAAGAATTGTTGATATTCCATGATTCTGCTTTCAGAATTTCCCTAAATCATGTCTATTTAAGAATCCTGATGCTTTATATGAATCGCTAGAAATAATTGTTCAGTTGAACTctaggtttttgtattttgggaaATTTTACCGCTTTGAGTTATTGATGAATTCTGGGTTGAGTACGGAATTGCCTTCTGTTATTTGTGTTATCATAGAGAATCCGTTGATTGGAGATTTGGTCGACTTTGTGTTCCCAAATATGGTGTATGATTATTTAATGGCACTTGATTTAACGTTATTGTATTTCACTTATTGCCTCTTGGAATGTTTCAAGGAAATATTCGGAAGTTTCATGCTGTTTATGGTCCAACGTACCTCTATTTTTGAGTGGAGCAAGTTTTTGATTAAAGTTCGATTGTATATTCTGTGATCTTAAGTTGCATCATGTTGCGAGTGCTCGTATCCAGTTTTGAAGTTCATACCTAATTGATTATTTGAGGGGTTATTTATTGCTTAGGAATACGTATCCATACTTGTTTGATGTGTCATCCCCTTGGTAGTTACTGAATCTTTAGTTAGATAAGAACACAAGTACTGGCTTACAGCTTTCCTTATTTTATGAAACATGTGGACAAAAGGAAGAAGGTCGTATAGGTGGCACAAGTAATTCCCTGGGATAAGATACAATAACTAATTTTGGAACCGAAGTATGTGCGCTTGAAAGTGAGATTGTGTATGAACATGCAAATGTGTCTCTTAATTCTTCGTTTCTTCTGGtttgaatattttacttttttttgcaaaatagTTAATGCTATGTAAGGTCGGCGTAGTTGCTAGCATCTGATTTGTTCCTATCATGGTGCAATGAAGTAAAGTAACTCAAATTTGATGGTGTTATTATTCACTGAGATGGAACCAGTTAAAACAGGGTGCAGAAGAAGCTATAAGTGTCACACTCAACATTAATAATTTGCCTTGGCTTCTTGTTGCTGATATGTGTTCCTAATTTTGTGTTTTACAGTTGCTTGAGCTATGGGAAAGAGGAAGTCGAAATCAAAGCCGCCTCCAAAGAAAAGAATGGACAAACTTGACACTGTCTTCAGTTGTCCTTTCTGTAGCCATGGCACCAGTGTCGAATGTCGCATGTAAGTTAATTACATTAGCATTTCTGTGTCCCGAGTTATTTCCTGCATATCCATCAGCTAGATCGGCTTTTCCATTCTTTCATGTGCACCATTTTAGACATTTTTTATGTGGGTAAAAGATAGAAGGATATGTAATTGTGATTGGATGCCACTACGTGTTTACCTTTATATACTTCCCTTTCCTTGCTAGATCCTGTCACTTAGACTTCCTTAGAAGAATATCAATACTTTTCCTTGGGGTTTGATTTGTGCACATCAAAATACCCCTCTTGGAATTAGTGCATTCTATGGAGGTATACTTGTAGAAGTGGGTAATAACTCCCAAGTCCAATAAGGGTGAGCTATAGTCCCTGCTGAAGGTGCTTGATAAttataaacacacacacacacgaatcaaaatcatgaagctCATCCTTACTGCAGCCAAAAGTAGCTGAGGAATAAGCTGTGTCTTCCTCTATGGGTCAGATAAATAAGTCCAGTAACGCAGCTAAAATGTGTACTACCATTTAATTATTGTTGGACATTTATTTAATCTGTCAATGCTCATGTTTGCACTTGCCTGTTTTCCAGTGATATAAAGAACTTGATTGGGGAGGCAAATTGCAGGATTTGTCAAGAGAGCTTCAGCACCACTGTTACAGGTATATATCTAGTGATTtctcatttattaatttatttattgtttcacTGAATCTGattcattttgaaaaagatgGTTCAATTGGTTTGACAACATAAAACATGGGAGGGACCAACTCAAAAAGATGGAAAAAGAAACTAAagat
This window of the Solanum pennellii chromosome 2, SPENNV200 genome carries:
- the LOC107010358 gene encoding transcription elongation factor 1 homolog, giving the protein MGKRKSKSKPPPKKRMDKLDTVFSCPFCSHGTSVECRIDIKNLIGEANCRICQESFSTTVTALTEAIDIYSEWIDECERVNNLEDDDGS